The following proteins come from a genomic window of Aequorivita marisscotiae:
- a CDS encoding rhodanese-like domain-containing protein, which produces MKKIIFVFGLAMLLFTTACKDNNTQNGIEVISPQEVYDAVSNSKNLQLIDVRTKEEYGEDHLETAQNICVTDDDFKEKVAKLDKDEPVYLYCRSGKRSARAAQIMKEMGFKEIYDMEGGFLNWDSQGLQEAN; this is translated from the coding sequence ATGAAAAAGATAATTTTTGTTTTTGGATTAGCGATGCTTCTTTTTACCACAGCTTGCAAAGACAACAATACGCAAAATGGTATTGAAGTAATATCGCCTCAAGAAGTATATGATGCAGTTAGCAATAGCAAAAATTTGCAATTGATAGATGTGCGTACCAAGGAGGAATATGGCGAAGATCACTTAGAAACAGCGCAAAATATTTGTGTTACTGACGATGATTTTAAGGAAAAAGTAGCCAAGTTAGACAAAGACGAACCTGTTTATCTATACTGCCGAAGCGGAAAAAGAAGTGCCCGGGCAGCCCAGATTATGAAAGAAATGGGTTTTAAGGAAATCTACGATATGGAAGGTGGATTTTTAAATTGGGACAGCCAAGGACTTCAAGAAGCGAATTAA
- a CDS encoding rhodanese-like domain-containing protein, producing the protein MADLTQEQWCEQCENDENAVILDVRTDAEFEEGYIPGALQLDIHNSAEFIKKIKELDPNKSYYVYCRSGGRSGQACMLLNSVGVKNAYNLKGGIMEWNGEINN; encoded by the coding sequence ATGGCAGATTTAACTCAAGAACAATGGTGCGAGCAGTGCGAAAATGACGAAAACGCAGTAATTTTGGATGTGCGTACCGATGCCGAATTTGAGGAAGGTTACATTCCGGGGGCATTGCAATTGGATATTCATAATAGTGCTGAATTTATAAAAAAGATTAAAGAATTAGACCCCAACAAAAGCTACTACGTTTACTGCCGTTCGGGTGGTAGAAGCGGACAAGCTTGTATGTTGCTGAATTCTGTTGGCGTAAAAAATGCCTATAATCTCAAGGGCGGAATTATGGAGTGGAATGGTGAAATAAATAATTAA
- a CDS encoding anthranilate synthase component I family protein, with product MKYNLKTHSKKLLADTLTPVSVYLRLRDKFPNSLLLESSDYHANDNSFSYICFNPIASIKVENETITQKFPDGKSTCIAVSPMGGDAQRAEGDKGDRGDTVPKILDEFASSFSIKYVEPSPLRGDRGGAGLFGFMAFDAVRYFEDISLSKKEENLGMPDLYYAVYQNIIAINHFNNEAYIFAHCYNSENNIAQIEQILKSKNFAEFPFKRNGPRSTNLNDEDFKDLVRKCKEHCQRGDVFQIVPSKRFSQQFTGDEFNVYRALRSVNPSPYLFYFDYGNFKIFGSSPEAQLVVKGNTAEIHPIAGTFKRTGNDEQDAELAKKLSEDKKENSEHVMLVDLARNDLSRHGSDVNVETYREVQFFSHVIHLVSKVTATKNPETSTMQIVADTFPAGTLSGAPKHKALQLLEKYENRSREFYGGAIGFMDFSGNFNHAIIIRSFVSKNHTLHYQAGAGVVSESNEENELQEVYNKLGALTKALELAEKIAP from the coding sequence ATGAAATATAACTTAAAAACACATTCAAAAAAACTATTGGCAGACACCCTCACGCCGGTTTCGGTGTATTTACGGTTACGCGATAAATTCCCGAACAGCCTACTTTTGGAAAGTAGCGATTACCACGCCAACGACAATAGTTTTAGCTATATCTGTTTCAATCCAATCGCATCAATTAAAGTTGAAAATGAAACCATAACACAAAAATTTCCGGATGGAAAATCAACCTGCATAGCTGTCTCCCCCATGGGGGGAGATGCCCAACGGGCAGAGGGAGACAAGGGGGACCGAGGGGATACTGTTCCAAAAATTTTAGACGAATTTGCCTCCTCTTTTTCAATAAAATATGTTGAGCCTTCCCCTCTTCGAGGGGATCGAGGGGGAGCTGGTCTTTTCGGCTTTATGGCCTTTGATGCCGTACGCTATTTTGAGGATATTTCGCTTTCAAAAAAAGAAGAAAATCTCGGAATGCCAGATCTGTATTACGCCGTTTACCAAAACATCATTGCGATAAACCATTTTAATAACGAAGCCTACATTTTTGCACATTGTTACAATTCCGAAAATAACATTGCGCAGATTGAACAGATTTTAAAGTCGAAGAATTTTGCCGAGTTTCCTTTTAAAAGAAATGGTCCGCGAAGTACAAATCTAAACGATGAAGATTTTAAAGATTTAGTGCGAAAATGTAAGGAGCATTGCCAACGCGGCGATGTATTTCAAATTGTGCCCAGCAAACGTTTTTCGCAGCAATTTACAGGTGATGAATTCAATGTTTACAGAGCTTTGCGAAGTGTAAACCCTTCCCCCTATCTTTTTTATTTCGACTACGGAAATTTTAAAATCTTTGGAAGTTCGCCCGAAGCACAATTGGTCGTAAAAGGAAATACAGCAGAAATTCATCCAATCGCAGGCACCTTCAAACGCACTGGGAACGATGAGCAGGATGCCGAGCTCGCCAAAAAACTTTCTGAGGACAAAAAGGAAAACAGCGAACACGTAATGCTCGTAGATCTGGCGCGAAACGATTTAAGCCGGCACGGTAGCGATGTTAACGTAGAAACCTACAGAGAGGTTCAATTTTTTTCGCACGTTATTCATTTGGTCAGCAAAGTTACGGCAACAAAAAATCCTGAAACTTCAACTATGCAGATTGTTGCAGACACTTTTCCAGCAGGAACTTTAAGCGGCGCCCCCAAACACAAAGCCCTGCAATTGCTGGAAAAATACGAAAACAGAAGTCGCGAATTTTACGGCGGCGCTATCGGTTTTATGGACTTTAGCGGTAATTTTAACCACGCAATAATCATCCGTTCCTTTGTGAGCAAAAACCATACATTGCATTATCAAGCGGGCGCTGGTGTAGTTTCAGAAAGCAATGAAGAAAATGAATTACAGGAAGTTTATAATAAACTCGGTGCTTTAACGAAAGCCCTTGAATTAGCAGAGAAAATAGCCCCCTAA
- a CDS encoding anthranilate synthase component II, with translation MKILVIDNYDSFVYNLVHYLEELDCEVTVKRNDKFTLEEVENYDKILLSPGPGIPDEAGLLKEVIQKYATSKPIFGVCLGQQAIGEVFGGKLENLSQVFHGVATKATIISENEPLFKGIEKDFEIGRYHSWVVSKEDFPEVLEITSVDENGQIMSLRHKFYNVCGVQFHPESVLTPMGKMIVKNWVES, from the coding sequence ATGAAAATATTAGTAATAGACAATTATGACAGTTTTGTTTACAATCTCGTCCATTATTTAGAAGAATTGGATTGCGAGGTTACTGTAAAACGAAACGATAAATTCACTTTGGAAGAAGTTGAAAATTACGATAAAATTTTGCTTTCCCCCGGTCCGGGTATTCCGGATGAAGCAGGTTTACTGAAGGAAGTGATTCAAAAATACGCAACCTCAAAACCAATTTTCGGCGTGTGTTTGGGGCAACAAGCAATCGGGGAAGTGTTCGGCGGGAAATTGGAAAACTTGAGCCAAGTTTTTCACGGTGTTGCAACAAAAGCAACAATAATTTCAGAAAACGAACCGCTTTTTAAGGGAATTGAAAAAGATTTTGAAATAGGTCGTTACCACAGTTGGGTGGTTTCCAAAGAAGATTTTCCGGAGGTTTTGGAAATTACCTCCGTAGATGAAAACGGACAGATAATGTCGCTCAGACATAAATTTTACAACGTATGCGGCGTGCAATTTCATCCCGAAAGTGTATTGACACCAATGGGAAAAATGATCGTTAAAAATTGGGTAGAAAGCTGA